The proteins below are encoded in one region of Campylobacter rectus:
- the hutX gene encoding heme utilization cystosolic carrier protein HutX, which yields MNDLKKQIDELFEDKKMSVYDAAKKLGVREYDILQHRGEEEFKEVGKEHLDKIFEEVSTWGEMLFIKNTPEFIIEIKVNVAMPKKAHGFLNFSGKSGFLGGHLKEDAIAKIGFASTKFMGLLGRSLHFYDSENNIIFKLYVSRDDKMKLNEVQEQKFLALKNSF from the coding sequence ATGAACGACTTAAAAAAGCAGATCGACGAGCTTTTCGAGGATAAAAAGATGTCCGTCTACGACGCTGCAAAGAAGCTTGGAGTGCGCGAATACGACATCTTACAACACAGAGGCGAAGAGGAATTTAAGGAAGTAGGCAAAGAGCACTTAGACAAAATTTTTGAGGAAGTCAGCACCTGGGGCGAGATGCTTTTTATCAAAAATACGCCGGAATTTATCATCGAGATCAAAGTGAACGTAGCTATGCCTAAAAAAGCGCATGGATTTTTAAATTTTAGTGGCAAAAGCGGCTTTTTGGGCGGACATTTAAAAGAAGATGCGATCGCTAAAATTGGCTTTGCAAGCACCAAATTTATGGGCCTTCTCGGACGTAGCCTGCACTTTTACGATTCGGAAAATAACATAATCTTTAAGCTTTACGTAAGCCGCGATGACAAAATGAAGCTTAACGAGGTTCAGGAACAAAAATTCTTGGCTCTAAAAAACAGCTTTTAG